CCGCATGAACAACGTCTTGCCGGGCTTCATCGACAGCCTGCCCGAAACCGAGGATCGCCGCGCGCGCATCCCCATGGGGCGCTACGGGCGGGCCGAGGAGGTGTCCTCGCTGATCGCGTGGCTGGCCTCCGAAGGCGCGGGCTACATGACCGGCCAGAACCTGCGCGTCGACGGCGGGTTGACCCGTGCCGTCTGATCTCGCAGTGGCGATGCCCGGCGCGGGACGCCTCGCCTTCGCCGTCAAATGGGCTGCGTCGATCATCCAGATCACGGGATACACGGCGACGGCCTTCGGCTGGACGCCGTGGAACCTCTATCTCTTTCTCGTGGGTGTTCTCGGCTGGTTCGTGGTCGGCGTGCTCTGGAACGACCGCGCGATCATGCTGATCCACCTCGTTGCGCTCGGCGCGATGCTCGCCGGGATGAGCCGCGGATGACGCAGGCGTAGCGGAGCACGGGAGACGTGAAAAAGCGCCCTGATTCTTCATGCGCCCGCCGGGTTCGATCTGTCCAATTACCCCACCGAACGCCCCGTTACCGCTCCCAATCGGCGCCATCGCACCGACGCGATACCGACATGGATACCGACGTCGCAAATCCCTTGTTTGATTGACGTTAACCCCCGATTCGCGGGGCGCCCCGGCGGATGCGCCCGCCCGGCGCGTTCATCCTTCGCCAGGGAAATCGCCCCGGCGCGGCCAGCGGCTCAGCCCATCCGGCGCGTGACCTCGGCGATGGCGGTGGCGACGGCGTCCTCGATGCTCATCTCCGAGGTGTCGAGCTGCACCGCGTCGGGCGCGGGTCGAAGCGGGGCCGCGGCGCGGGCGCTGTCGCGCGCATCGCGCGCCCTGAGATCGGCCAGAACCGCCTCGCGC
This window of the Roseovarius sp. SCSIO 43702 genome carries:
- a CDS encoding DUF6552 family protein, giving the protein MPSDLAVAMPGAGRLAFAVKWAASIIQITGYTATAFGWTPWNLYLFLVGVLGWFVVGVLWNDRAIMLIHLVALGAMLAGMSRG